From Candidatus Polarisedimenticolaceae bacterium:
CGTCCTCCTGGATGACGCGGGTATCGAGGAGCGCCTGGCGAACCACCCCGGGCTCGACGATCTCGTACGCGGGGTCCTCGGAAAGGTGGCGTACGAACTGGAGGGCGAGCAGATCGCCGAGCCCGCGGTCGGGACCGTCCGTGAAGAACGGGAGCACCGCGACCCGCCGCCGCGCGGGGACGTCGCGCGGAGCCGTCGCCGCCAGCGAGCGCGGGAGGAACCGCTTCTCGACCTTCCTCGACGAGGACGGCCGGCCGCGCGCGATCGAGACGGCCAATTCCTCCGCCGCCATCGCGAGCAGGTCGTCGGCGTTCTTGCCGAGTCCGAGCCCGAAGGCACCCGGCTTCTCGAGCGCATGATGCGCCGTGCCGTCGGCCCACAAGATCGGCGCCTCCGGCGTGGCCCCGACGAGACGCGCGGTGAGCGCGACGCGCGGCATCTCGCCTTCGTGCCAGTCGTCCACCGCGGTCACGAGGATCGCCCCCGCGCCCGCCTCCGTGCCGAGCGCCGCGGCGATCGGCCCCGACACGCCGGACACCGATCGCTCCCGACGCGCCCGGAGGACCGCCTGGACCCGCTCGGCAGGCACGAGCGCGAAACCGCGCGCGACGAGCGCGGCCGCGAGGGCGTCCGTGATGCGGTCGACCGGCACCCCGGCGTTCAACGTGTCCGACGCGGGGAGGAGCGCGATCGGCACATGGCCCTCCGCGGCGTGGACTTCGGCCGCGAGGAGGAAGAGGAGTCCGGCGAGTAGGCCGGTCCTACTTGAAGAGCTTGTCCAGCAGGTCACGGACCGCCTCGGTGGTGATCTCGTCCATCGGCTCACCGCCGCCGCCGAACAACCGGTCGGCCGCGGAGACGCCGCCTCTCGTCGAGGCCGCGCTCCAGACGACGCGGCCGGTCTGCGTCTCCATCATCTCGACGCTGATCGAGACGACGTTCGCCGACGCCGTTCCCGATCTCACCTCACCGTACTCCCGGACGACCCCGGTGATCACGGCGTCGACCTGGAGCAGCTTCCCCAGATTCGTACAGTCCTCGGCGGTCGGCGTCTGCGGCTTGGTGAGCCCCGCTCGGTCGATCCCGCGCGCGACTTCACCCGGAGGGAGGACGTAGATCGAGCCCCCCGCTTGGAGCATCGTGCTGAAAACGTCGCGGACGCGCTCCCCGGCCGCAGGCGTCTGGGCCAGATTCGTGAAGGGGAGCACGCCGACCTTCTGGACGAGGCTGAAGTCCATCTTCGGGTCGTGAAAGGTGACCTCGGCCTTCCGGTGGGACGAGCAAGCGGAGACCCCGAACACGATCAAGACCGCCGTCGCGCGTGCCGTCCAGCTCGTTCTCATCTCTTCCCCCTAGAATCCGAAATGCAAGGTTGCGGCCAGGATCGACTGGTGGGTCCGGCCTACGGTCGAGTCGGTCGTCAGGTCCTGGTACGAGGCTTCGACATAGGTTGCGCCGTTGACGTTCCAGCGGAGGTTCGGCGTGAAGGTGCGATCGACCTCGTCGCTGAACGTATCTCGATTTTCGCTGTAATTCAGACTCAAGCGGAACGTTCCTCCCGGAAACGGCGACCAGCTCGCGGCGAAGGCGTCGATGGTCCGGTCCGCTTCGAGGGTGCGCTGCTCGAAGCGACGCGAGGCGAACAGGTAGATCGAAGGCACCGGGTCGTAGGCTACCGCGACTTCCTCGTAGCGAACGACCTGGGGACGGTCGGGCACGCCGGCGGCGTGGATCGTCGAGTCCCGATCGTCGAAGTTCAAGTTGACCGTCAGGGTCGGATGCGGCACGAACATCCAGCCGACGTGATACTGGGTCGTATCGGTCGAAGGTCCGTTGGTCACCTGGTTGTGGGACTGCCCCAGGCTCACGTTGAGATCGACCCCGTGGTAGATCGCGGCGTCCGAGTTCAGGAAGACCCCGATGCTGTCGGTCGCGAGGCCGCTCCGGTCTTCGTTCGTCCCGCTCAGGGTGAGGCTGTTCCGGAGCGTGTCCAGGGGATTGGCGTACACGGACGCCGTGTAAACGTACGCGGACCGTCGGCCGCCCTGGTCTTCCCCGTCCTCGCGGGTCACGCGCGAGAAGAGCGACCAGACGTCCGTGAACTGCCTCTGGAACGAGAGCCCGTTCGAGAAGGTCCAGATCGTTGGGCTTCCGGTGGTCGTCGCGGCGTAGAGCCCCGTCTCGTAATAAAATCCCACGTCCTTGAGTAGACGCAGACGCGAATTCGCCTGGAGCAGATTCCGTGTGCGGGTCGTCGTGCTGCTCGCCGATCCGGAGGGTTGCGCGAGGAAGAGCTCGAGCTCGGTGACCAGGATGGTTGGGTACGACGAAGCCGAGGGGACCGACGGGATCAGCGGCCGGACGACGACCTTCAGGTAGCGCGTGTTGACCGCCGGGAAGCGCAGCTCGAACCGGGTGTCGAACGGCCCGAACGGTGCCGTGGCGACCGTCGCCCGAGGCAGCCAGTTCGTCCCGTCGTCGCTCGTCCAGATCCCCCACGAGAAGCGGGAGGAGATCTCGGGCGGCAGGTCGCGGTCGACCCAGACGCGCGCCACGTTGATGCCGACCGGAAGGCCGAGGTCGGCGCCGAAATTGCGCGGCCGCGAGTCCCCGGCCGGCGGCGGCAGTCCGAGGTTGATGCCCGTTCCGACCAGCGTGTTCCCGTCGATGAGGGCCGGGAGGGGTGCGAGGGTTCCGTCGGCCGGCGTGTCGTCGATGACGAAGCCGCCCGTGACCGGGAAGATCGGAATCAGAAGCTCGCCGGTACCGGCCGAGTCGACGGTCACCTTCCGCCAAGCTCCGTTCCAGTTCGCGCTCACGTCCCAGCGGTCGTCGAAGAAGAGGTCGCCGAAACGCGCTTCGCCCGAATGCGTCATCGTCGTGAACTCGGTGGAGCGGATCCGATCGTCGTCGCGCTCGAGCAGCCCGCGATAGTAGAGGCGGGTCGAAGGCACGGGAGTGTAGTCGGAGGTGAGCCGAAATATGTCCTGGGTGACGTCCACCAAGGTCTTCGTCGCGTCGCGATCCTCGGTGCGCGAAAGCTCCGCGCGCAGCGACGGAAGTTCCGCGGGATACCAGCCGGCGACCCCGAGGAAGGTGTCACGCGTGAGTTGAAAGGTCGCCAGCCCCTCGGCGCGCAGCGTGTCCTCGTTCCGGTACCACGACAGCTCGCCGATCACGTATTGCGAGCGGAGCGCGAAACGCGCGAACGGCCGGAGCCGGGTCGTGGCGACGTCGCGCGAGAATCCCGAGTCGGCGAGGGTGCCGTCGGTGCGCTCGTAGAATCCGCCGATCTGCATGAGGAGGTTGGGGAACAGACGGCGTGTCCACGTGGCGTTCGCCCGCCGCGTGAACGCCGTGCCGTTCTCCTCCACGGACAACGCCGCGGGTGGCTGAAAGGTGAACGCCGAGTCGGAATAGGAAAGCTCGACGTACCCGGTGAGATCGCCGGCGAAGGACGGCCTCAGAAAGGCTCCCGCGGCGACGAGGACGACGGCAACCGTCCGCCTCCGGGTCATTGCGCATCCACGAACCGCAAAGCGACCGGATCGGGACCAACCGCCGCACGCGTCTGGAGCCGCCGCCCGGAGTTGCCGAAGAGGTCGGCTTCCCGGGGTCCGGCGACCAGAACGCCGAGGGCGTTTCCTTCGTTCTCGAGGGCGAGGTAGACGGCGTCGCCGGAGAGGGTGATCTCGTCGACCGGGAGGAACGAGCCGGGATCGAAGACCTCGACCTTTCGCTGGCCGGCACGCGCGAGAAGCACGCGTCCCGTCTTCGGCTCGACCTCGAGCGCTCGGGCGCCGTTGCCGACGTACACCCGCCGAAGGACCGAGAGCGACGGCGCATCGACGACCAGGAGATACGGCGAGTCGCCGTGCGCGACGTAGAGGAATTCGCTCGAGCGTCCGCCGAGCCGCGCCTGGACGGGCCCCGCGTCGGTTGCGATCGTCCCCGCCACGGTGCGCGCGTTCACGTCGACGACGGTGACCGCCGTGCCGCGCTCGGCGACGACGTAGGCTTTGCGGCCGTCCGGCGCGATCACGACGCTCACCGGGCGCGCGCCGACGGCGACACGCTCGGTCTCGACCGCCGCGATCGTGTCGACGAAACTCACGGTGTCGGAGCCGGCATTGGCGACGAGGAGCGTGCGACCGTCAGGGGTCACGGCGACGTCGGCAGGGGCGTCGCCACCCCGGAGGATGACGCGCTCGCGCACGCGCTCCTCGAGGAGGTCGACCACCGCGACACCGTCGTCCCCCCTGAGGGCGACGTAGGCACGGAGGTGCGCAACGTCGATCGCGATGCCTCCGGGTCCGCGCCCCACGGGGAGGACTTGGGCGACGCGGCCGGAACGCTTGTCGAACAGCTCGAGCGCATCCCAGGAGGCCACGCTGACGAGCCCGAGAAGGCCGCTCGCGATCGCTGGAGGTTTGGCGAGCACCAGAGGCGGCGCGGGAGCGCCGGGCGTCGCCGCGGGCGGCGCGCCGGCGAGGAGGACGGTTCCCATGTCCGCGATCGCGAGGAACGGGAACGGAACGTCGACCGCCGTCTCGGGACCGGTGTGCAGCTCGAGGCCGGCATACGGGCCGGGCGGGATCCAGCCCGTGAGCCATGCGTGCTCCGCGTCGGGCCGGGATCCGGCCGGGATCGAGGCGACCTCGAGCGGTGCCAGGCCACCGTCTTCGCGGCGAGCGAACACGGCGTCCGCCGGCGGCGCGCCGCCGCGCGCGAACACGAACAAGCTCGCAGCGCCCGGCGCCCTCGCGGGATGGGCGTCTCCCGTCCCGCGATGCGCGCCCGCGCATCCCGCGAGCGCACACGCGAACGCCGCCGCGCCGACCGCAGAGCGTAACCGCACCCGCTTTCTCCCGCCGCGCATCATAGGGGATCGACAAAAGCAAAAAGGGGGCCGATCGAGATCGGCCCCCCTTCGGGTCACGACGCCCTCGGGCGTCAGCGGCCTAGTCTTGAGCGTGGCACTTGTTGCAGAGCACGCGCTGATACGTGGCGAACTGCGTCACGGGCCGATCGTAGTAGGCAGCCTGCATCTCGGCGCCCAAGCGGCCGCGCGAGAACTGCGGAACCGTCGGGGTCGTATCGGTGCCCGGATACTGGCCGTTGTAGACCATGAACTCGCCTTCCATGTTCCATCGGAGCATCTCGGGGAAACCCGACGCGTGCGCGCGGTGGCAGGAGAGGCAGGTGACCTGGTCGCTTCCCAACGGACCGCCGACCGCCGTGTTGTCGTTCTTCGCAAGGGTCGCCAGGAGTGCATAGCTCGTGACGGTCGACCCCTCCGCGAACGGAACGAGCGAGTTGAACGAGCTCGCGCTCGTGCCGGTGAGATTACCGCTCATCACGTAGGCGTTGTAGGTGTCGGCGACGCCGGAGAGGGCCACGTCCGTCGGGTGAACGTAGTTGCCGCTCGAGTGCATGTCGCCGTGGCAGGTCGCGCACCAGGTGCCCCAGTTCTCGTGGCCCGACTGGGTGATGCCGGCGGTCGACCCGTACGCGGTGCGGACCATGTTCGTCGCTTCGGACTGGTTGTAGGTTGCGGGGGTGACGGCCGGCGGGTTGCCCTGGAAGGTCACGCCATCGGTCGTGTAGCCGTTACCGTTCAGGAGGCGGTAGACGCCCACTGCCTGGCCGGCGGCCGGGGTGACGCTGTTGTTGTAGGAGCCCGATCCGATGATGGCGGCGCCGGTCGGCGAGATCGTGCCGTCGCTCAGGCGGCGGTACTTGCCGTGCGGGTTATGGCAGCTCGCGCACCCGAGTTGAGCGGAGGGGTACGTTCCGCCCGGCGAGGTCGGGTTATCGGTGTCGACGGTGTAGCCGAAACCGGTACCCGACGCGACGATGTTGTGTCCGTGGGTCTGCCCGGCCTCGGTCGTTGTCGTCCCGCGAACCGTGAACGTGTACGTCTTCTTGAGCCAACCGAAGTCACCGCCGGGCGTGCGCTGACGCGGCGCAGTCCCCGACGGCATGTCGGCATCCGCGGTGCTGATGTGGTAGCTGCTCGGCGTCGTGAGCCCCGACTGCTGGTGGCAGCTCAGGCAGGTCGAGCTCGTGTCGGGCCCGATGAGCAGGTGGGTGCCCGCGGGATCCGGAGAGTGCATGCTGTGGCACCCTCCGCACTCGGCCACGCCGCCGGAGTGGAACGCATAGACGTTGCCGAAGGCAACGAGCGCCACCGCCGCGGTGAGGGCCACTAGACCGAATCGGACGGATCTCATCGCTTCCTCCTTGATCATGACGCGGCGGCGGTCGCGAAGACCGCGACGCCGCCGTTCCCTAGCTGGGAGACGTACACCTTGCCGGACGCGCCGACGGCGAGATCGCCGGGGCGGACGAGACGCTTCGCGGCCGCTCCGCTCTGCCCGAACTCGCGGACGAACCGAAACGACTCGTCGAAGACCATGACGACGTTGCGCAGGCGGTCGGCGACGAAGATGTTCCCGCGATCGTCCGCTGCCAGCCCGGAGACGATCCCGAAGCCGCCGGCGCTCGAACCGACGCGGCCGAACGTCGCGACCGTGCCATCCGCCGCGACCTGGTAGACCTTGAATTGCGTCGGCACCGCGAAGAGCACCGAGCCGGACGCTTCGAACGCGAATCCGCCGAGCCCGAAGCTGCCGCGATCGCCGGAGGGAATTCCGGCGACCGCGGCCAGATCCAGCGTGCGGATCCAGGCTCCATCGGGGCTGAAGGAGGCGGCGAGCATCTGATCGGTGCTGACGAGCCAGATCGCTCCGGCCCGGAGCGACATGCGGTTGGGGTGGAACCCGGCCAGCTCCGCCGGAACGGCGAGCGTGAGCGGATCTTGCATCCGGCCGCGGTAGTCGGCGCGAACGATCGACCAAGGAGCGCCGTCGACGCCCTGGCGGTGAACGAGGAGCAATAGATCGCCGCGGGCGTCGACCGCCAGGCTCGTGAGCTGCCAGGCGGAGGGATCGACGACGAACCGGTAGACCTGCATCCCGGATGCGTTGAAGATCCGGACCTCGTTCGCGAAGATCGTGTACGTCTCGTCGTGGGCCGCGTCGGCGACCACGAGGGCGTCGGAGCACGGCACCGGGCCGGTGAAGTCCGACAGTTCGTAGAGTCTTCCGGCTTCCACGGGTCCCGCAGCCCGCCCGACCGAGCACACCGCCCCGAGGAGGATGGCGGCGGCGGCGTGCATTGGGCGGCATCTCATGCCCTTCTTCACAGCAACCGCGATGCCACGAAAACACATCGCGACGGAGACGGATTCGAGTGTTTCGGGCCCCCGTCGCGGAGACCCTGCGTGATATGCCCCACCGCGCTGCGCGATACCCCGCATGAATCGAATTCCGGCCCGGATTTGTCCGGAATCGGCGCGGGGCGCGTGCGCTAGCATCCGGCCGCCGCCATGACGCCTCTCCTCTACCTCCTCGTGTTCTTCTCGGGCGCGGCCGCGTTGATCTACGAGGTCGCCTGGGTGCGATCGCTGAGTCTGGTGTTCGGCGGCTCGCACCTCGCCGTGACGGTCGTGCTGTCCGTGTACATGGGAGGCATCGCGCTCGGAGGATGGCTCCTCGGCCGCCGTGCCGAGAGCGCCACGCGTCCGCTTCGGCTCTTCGGCCTCCTCGAGCTGGGCATCGGGATCTCCGCCGTCGCGGTGCTCGGCCTGCTCATGGCCTATCCGTTTCTCTACGAGCCGCTCGCGCGCCTCGCCGAGACCGATCGCGCGTGGCTGACGTTCCTTCGCACGCTGTTCTCCTCGGCAGCGCTCCTGGTTCCGACGACGCTCATGGGCGGGACGCTGCCGGCGCTCGAGCGTGCCGCGCCGGGTCGGCTCGCCGCGATCTACGGGATCAACACGCTCGGCGCGGTCGCGGGCGCCCTCGGCTCCGGCTTTCTCCTCCTTCCGGTCCTCGGGGTCCGGGCGACGATCTTCGCCGCGGTCGCCACGAACGCCGCCGTCGGCCTCGCCGCGATCGCGCTCGCCGCGCGGTTCAGGACCGGGGTTGCGGCTCCGTCACATGCTCTTGCGGAACTCGAGCTGACTCCCGTCGTCGTCGGGATCGGTGTCAGCGGCTTCTGCGCGCTCGGGTACGAGGTTCTGTGGACGCGGATGCTCACGCTCGTCCTGGGGACGTCGGTCTACGCCTTCACGATCATGCTCGCGGCGTTCCTGTTCGGCATCGGCCTCGGCAGCCATGCCGAAGCGTGGTTCAAGGCGAGGCCGCTGAGGGCGTTCGGGATCGTTCAGCTCGTGATCGGAGTGTCGGCGCTCGGCGTCACCTTCCTCATGCGCGACCTGCCGTCGCACGCCGTCCGCCTGCAGGGCGCCTTCTCGGGGACCGTCTCGACGGAATTCGCCGCGCGCCAGGCGGCGAGCTTCGCGATCGCGTTCGCCACCATGTCGGTCCCCGCGTTCTTCATGGGCGTCGCGTTCCCGCTTGCGGCGGAGAATGCGCCGGTGAGGCGCGTGCTCACCGTGAACACGGTCGGCGCGATCCTCGGAGCCGCGGCGAGCGGATTCGTCTTGATCCCGGCGTTCGGCATCGAGCGCGCGCTCCAGATGCTCGTGACCGTCAACCTGGGCGTCGGCGCCGTGGTGCTGACCCACGCCTGGCGCGGCAGGCCGGCGGCGCGCGCGGCGACCCTCGCGACGGCGGCGGTCGTGGCCGCGCTCGCCATCGTCCCTGGCTGGGGCCGAGCGTGGAACGAAAAGTACTTCGCGATCTTTCGCAATACGCAGCGCAACGCCTTCGACTCGGCCGAGCGGATCGAAGACGCCCTCGAGAACACCGACGTCCTCTACTACGCTGAGGGCGCGAACGAGATCATCAGCGTCATCCAGCCACGCGGCGGCTGGCAATCGTTCATCGTCAACGGCCGGCCGGAAGCGACGACATCGCCGATGGACATGCAGTGCCAGCGCACGCTCGGACATCTTCCGATGCTCCTCCACCCGCACCCGCGGCGCGTGTTCGTCCTCGGCACCGGCACCGGAATGACCCTCGGCGCGACGTCGGTCCACCCGGGAGTCGAATCGATCGTGCTCGCCGAGATCGAGCCGAAGGCCCTCGTGGCCGCACGCACGTTCGCTGCCTGGAACCACCGCGTTCTCGACGATCCGAGGCTCCGCATCGTCTTGAACGACGGCCGCAATTACCTCGCGACGACCGCCGAGACCTTCGATGTCGTCACCGCCGACCCGATCCATCCCTGGTCCGGCGGTGCGGCGTACCTCTACACCGCGGAGTATTTCCGCACCGTGGCGCGGCACCTGAACCCGGGCGGCATTGCGTGCCAGTGGCTGCCGATCTACGAGCTGACGCCGGCCGACCTCGCGATGGTCGTGCGCACGTTCACCGAGAGCTTCCCTCACACGATGATCTGGCTCACCCACTACGATGCGGAGATCGTCGGGGCGAACGCGCCGATCGTCCTCGACGAGGAAGCCCTGGCCCGGCGCCTCGCCGTTCCGGCGGTGGCCCAGGATCTCGCTGCAGTCGAGATGGGCACGGTCGACGACTTCCTGAGCTTCTTCCTCGCCGGCGACCGCGGCGCGCGCGCGTTCGCCGCCGCGGGGCGCGTCAACACCGACGACAACCTCGCACTCGAGTTCTCGGCCCCGCGCTCGATGGGCGTGGCGGAGATCATGGGAGACAACGTGCGGGCGCTCGCCGCGATCCGCGAGCCCGTTCCCGTCCCCGGTGCCACACGGCTCGACGAAGCGGCGAAACTCTACGATCCCGCGCACGCCCTCTTCCTCTGGGGCGAGTCGGACGGCGCCCCGTTCCAGGAGCTTCAAGCCAAGCTGGCGACGTCGTTCCCGGAGTACGCGCCGTTCCGCTTCCTCGAGAGGGAGGAGCGGGCGCGTCTCGCCGCGATTCCGCGGGCGATCGACGAGGCGACGTTCCGCGTGCGCACGCCCGTGGGCGCCACGCGGACGCTGACGGTGTCGGCGGTGACGATGCGGATCGGAGAGCGGCGTGCGGTCGCCATGTTCGTCGACAACGAGACGCACACGATCTTCGGCCAGCGTTACTTCGACGGCTCCGCGGAGACGCTCGACCGCGACGTCGCCGGCTTCGCCGGCACGACGCTCGGCGACTTCCGCGCTTCGTACGCGCGCCTCGGCGACGTACCGGCCGAGGCGGCGGTGGTCGACGCGTTCAAGTCCCGCCTCCGGTAACCGTTCCCGGCGACTAGGGAATCGCTCCCGGCCTACCGGGGCGGACGCCCGATGGGGATGCGACCGTTGCGATCGTAACCTCCTCTTGCGAGAAAGAACGAACGGACGCGAGGAGGTTCCGATGAGCACGAAGAGAGCGGGCGATGCGGTGAAGGCGGGCTTCTACTTCAATTTCCGGACCTGGGAGATCCACCTCCACAAGACGAGCGGCGACGCGTTGCCGGGCAGCCCGGACGAGCGCTATACACGGATCCCCGCGGTGGCCCTGCTGCTCCTGGGCCCGGTCATGGGCTTCTTCTTCGTGATCTTCCTTCCGTTGATCGGCTTCGCGCTCGTGGCTCGCGAGATCGGTCGCCGTGCGCTGGCCCTCTTGGGACGGAAGGCCGAGGTCAAGCCCAAGCCGGTGAGCCGTTAGACCCGGATCACGCCGCGCTTGAGCGCGAAGCGGATGAGCTCGGTCCGGTTGTGGACGTCGAGCTTCTCCATGAGGTGCTCGCGGTGGGCCATCGCGGTCTTGACGCTGATGTCGAGCGTCTCCGCGATGTCCTTGTTGGACCGTCCCTCCGCGACGAGCTTCAGGACCTGCTTCTCGCGATCGGTCAGCGCGTCGTAGGGATCGCCTTCGGCCCGATCCGTTCCGTGCGCGTCGCCCCA
This genomic window contains:
- a CDS encoding fused MFS/spermidine synthase — protein: MTPLLYLLVFFSGAAALIYEVAWVRSLSLVFGGSHLAVTVVLSVYMGGIALGGWLLGRRAESATRPLRLFGLLELGIGISAVAVLGLLMAYPFLYEPLARLAETDRAWLTFLRTLFSSAALLVPTTLMGGTLPALERAAPGRLAAIYGINTLGAVAGALGSGFLLLPVLGVRATIFAAVATNAAVGLAAIALAARFRTGVAAPSHALAELELTPVVVGIGVSGFCALGYEVLWTRMLTLVLGTSVYAFTIMLAAFLFGIGLGSHAEAWFKARPLRAFGIVQLVIGVSALGVTFLMRDLPSHAVRLQGAFSGTVSTEFAARQAASFAIAFATMSVPAFFMGVAFPLAAENAPVRRVLTVNTVGAILGAAASGFVLIPAFGIERALQMLVTVNLGVGAVVLTHAWRGRPAARAATLATAAVVAALAIVPGWGRAWNEKYFAIFRNTQRNAFDSAERIEDALENTDVLYYAEGANEIISVIQPRGGWQSFIVNGRPEATTSPMDMQCQRTLGHLPMLLHPHPRRVFVLGTGTGMTLGATSVHPGVESIVLAEIEPKALVAARTFAAWNHRVLDDPRLRIVLNDGRNYLATTAETFDVVTADPIHPWSGGAAYLYTAEYFRTVARHLNPGGIACQWLPIYELTPADLAMVVRTFTESFPHTMIWLTHYDAEIVGANAPIVLDEEALARRLAVPAVAQDLAAVEMGTVDDFLSFFLAGDRGARAFAAAGRVNTDDNLALEFSAPRSMGVAEIMGDNVRALAAIREPVPVPGATRLDEAAKLYDPAHALFLWGESDGAPFQELQAKLATSFPEYAPFRFLEREERARLAAIPRAIDEATFRVRTPVGATRTLTVSAVTMRIGERRAVAMFVDNETHTIFGQRYFDGSAETLDRDVAGFAGTTLGDFRASYARLGDVPAEAAVVDAFKSRLR
- a CDS encoding GNA1162 family protein, producing MRTSWTARATAVLIVFGVSACSSHRKAEVTFHDPKMDFSLVQKVGVLPFTNLAQTPAAGERVRDVFSTMLQAGGSIYVLPPGEVARGIDRAGLTKPQTPTAEDCTNLGKLLQVDAVITGVVREYGEVRSGTASANVVSISVEMMETQTGRVVWSAASTRGGVSAADRLFGGGGEPMDEITTEAVRDLLDKLFK